In the genome of Rhodamnia argentea isolate NSW1041297 chromosome 3, ASM2092103v1, whole genome shotgun sequence, one region contains:
- the LOC125314472 gene encoding disease resistance protein RPV1-like, translating to MDSKDLDVSTKSILTKVRGFLRYQCSNLVQTTFGPRILPELTWLSWNYFPTVFKLNNFSMRKLLILDLSMSQITEKWDGWSHIKLAKNLKVLNLTGCLKLRKTPDLSTHVHLERLILESCENLVQIDPSIGQLEKLVFLNLKDCSNLRELPDEMGALESLRELLLDSTAIGEIPEWRRMKKLEILSLDKCSLLSKFSFVGCAAAANLSLVDIHLTQLPKSNSLIQLNISSSIMWELPDVIGNMKNLKVLKIRCPLRKLPSAIGMLEKLEELEAWGTFAEIPSTIGNLRFLKILVLGSPRISTVPRLPDSLINLCCKTTSMETLPNFSNLLNLRNLRLTLWFNLRGPGKLEAASSAWWIGTLRMLEFLKLSSPYITTLSSDLILLSQLKKLKLQCCNLQCLPRLPANLSYLGIKSCRRMKTTNDLSNLKALSDLVIVDCDELTEIRGLEGLKNLRTLELVELSSLAKLPDLTILNKLKKIHLKGCTKLIEIHGGPESLEMLHIVNCPNLQEFPYPSSFKSFRVWNSETKETTSDLIFRELINDNTRM from the exons ATGGATAGCAAAGACTTGGACGTGAGCACAAAATCTATCCTTACTAAGGTGCGTGGTTTCCTACGTTACCAGTGCTCAAATTTGGTTCAAACCACATTTGGCCCACGTATCCTTCCAGAGTTGACATGGCTTTCATGGAATTACTTTCCTACCGTTTTTAAGCTGAACAATTTCTCCATGAGGAAGCTACTAATCCTTGATCTGTCAATGAGTCAAATCACAGAAAAATGGGATGGATGGAGCCACATCAAG ttggcTAAGAATTTGAAGGTCCTAAATCTAACTGGATGCTTGAAGTTGCGCAAAACCCCAGACTTGTCCACTCATGTGCATTTGGAGCGACTGATTCTCGAAAGTTGTGAGAATTTGGTTCAAATTGATCCATCGATTGGTCAGCTTGAGAAGTTAGTCTTCTTAAACTTGAAGGATTGTAGTAATCTCCGAGAACTACCAGATGAGATGGGGGCACTAGAATCTTTGAGGGAACTTCTTCTTGACTCTACAGCTATAGGAGAGATCCCTGAATGGAGAAgaatgaaaaaattggaaattctcaGCTTGGACAAGTGTTCGTTGCTGAGTAAGTTTAGTTTCGTTGGTTGTGCAGCAGCAGCGAACCTTTCTTTAGTGGATATCCACTTGACTCAACTGCCTAAGTCGAATTCCCTGATTCAGTTGAATATATCGAGTTCAATTATGTGGGAGTTACCTGATGTAATTGGGAAcatgaagaatttgaaagttctaaagATAAGATGCCCCTTGAGAAAACTACCTAGCGCCATTGGGATGTTGGAGAAGCTCGAAGAGCTAGAGGCATGGGGTACATTTGCAGAAATTCCCAGTACTATTGGCAATCTACGATTTCTGAAAATTCTGGTATTGGGTAGCCCTAGAATTTCAACTGTGCCTCGGCTTCCGGACAGTCTGATCAATCTTTGTTGTAAAACAACCTCTATGGAGACTTTGCCAAACTTCTCGAACCTATtaaatttgagaaatttgagGTTGACTTTGTGGTTTAATCTCAGGGGTCCTGGTAAACTTGAAGCAGCTTCAAGTGCTTGGTGGATTGGGACATTACGGATGCTTGAGTTCTTGAAGTTGTCTTCTCCTTATATCACCACCCTATCTTCCGATCTCATTCTCCTTTCTCAGCTGAAGAAACTTAAGCTCCAGTGTTGTAATTTGCAATGCCTACCCAGGCTGCCGGCAAATTTGTCATACTTAGGTATCAAGTCTTGCCGAAGAATGAAAACGACAAATGatctttcaaatttgaaagCGTTATCAGATTTGGTCATCGTTGATTGTGATGAGCTAACCGAGATTCGAGGCCTTGAAGGTTTGAAGAACCTAAGAACTTTAGAGCTCGTGGAACTTTCATCATTGGCAAAGTTGCCTGATCTGACTATCTTGAATAAGCTcaagaaaattcatttaaaaggtTGTACAAAGCTGATTGAGATTCACGGTGGTCCTGAATCGTTGGAGATGCTTCACATTGTGAACTGTCCAAATCTGCAAGAGTTTCCTTATCCATCAAGCTTCAAGAGTTTCAGAGTTTGGAATTCTGAAACCAAGGAAACAACATCAGATCTTATTTTCCGAGAACTGATCAATGACAACACGAGAATGTAA